In one window of Bdellovibrio bacteriovorus W DNA:
- a CDS encoding putative glycosyltransferase (COG0438 Glycosyltransferase), whose product MYTVDLITEMQSLGYPQIALCLENSRVHKELLSRNIKVRTLTAKKISKWKHSRIIKGIYKSEEITDVFSHSRLDLWANALALIGNSSIRHIYNLYMNAVPKRDLVHKWLFSKVSALCSSSEEIINEARINFPIAPEKLKLIRYGRKTEIFQKNPERREEIRTQYGAEGKIVIGTLCRIDSGKGVRELTASLDLLPDNILDKIQLWIVGDPTIVGQTQQGLPIYSEDSQELITWLEEKLQSTRLKNHLKLIPFQKDYVSYIEALDIFALASHKETYSLSVIDAMMMDKPVIGTDAGGTTEQVGEKNERGILVEPRSAQSIADAVKVFVESTGMIATKGTAAGSWARSQHSWEKALAEYSQLL is encoded by the coding sequence ATGTACACTGTTGATCTCATCACTGAAATGCAGTCCCTGGGCTATCCACAAATAGCTCTTTGCTTAGAAAACTCTAGGGTGCATAAAGAACTTCTCAGCCGAAACATCAAAGTTCGTACGCTGACTGCAAAAAAAATATCCAAGTGGAAACATAGCCGTATTATTAAAGGCATCTATAAGTCTGAAGAAATCACAGATGTTTTCTCTCACTCCCGCTTAGATCTTTGGGCCAATGCCTTGGCTTTAATCGGCAATTCTTCCATTCGCCATATCTACAATCTCTATATGAATGCCGTTCCCAAAAGAGATTTAGTTCACAAGTGGCTATTTTCCAAAGTCTCAGCTCTGTGCTCTTCATCAGAAGAAATAATCAATGAAGCCCGTATCAACTTTCCAATTGCTCCTGAAAAACTAAAACTGATCCGTTATGGAAGAAAAACTGAAATCTTTCAGAAAAATCCAGAGCGTCGCGAAGAAATTCGTACGCAATACGGTGCTGAAGGCAAAATTGTTATAGGAACACTTTGTCGTATTGATTCAGGCAAAGGGGTTCGCGAACTGACAGCTTCCCTTGATTTATTGCCCGATAATATTTTAGACAAAATTCAACTCTGGATTGTTGGAGATCCCACTATCGTTGGACAAACCCAGCAAGGCTTACCTATTTATAGTGAAGATTCCCAAGAACTCATCACTTGGCTAGAAGAAAAACTTCAATCGACGCGCTTAAAAAATCACTTAAAGCTTATTCCTTTTCAGAAGGATTATGTTTCGTATATTGAAGCTTTGGATATCTTTGCTCTCGCCTCCCACAAAGAGACTTATAGCTTGAGTGTGATTGATGCCATGATGATGGATAAACCTGTTATCGGCACAGATGCTGGTGGCACCACTGAGCAAGTGGGAGAAAAAAATGAACGCGGCATTCTCGTAGAGCCTAGGTCTGCTCAATCTATCGCAGATGCGGTTAAAGTCTTTGTTGAATCCACAGGAATGATAGCTACAAAGGGCACTGCAGCGGGCTCTTGGGCAAGATCTCAACACAGTTGGGAAAAGGCCTTAGCTGAATACAGTCAGTTGCTTTAA